One genomic window of Candidatus Dojkabacteria bacterium includes the following:
- a CDS encoding glycosyltransferase produces the protein MKLAIITDKLAELGGAETVLEALLETLPQADLYAMMYNPQYYQNSIISKRLKATSFIQKLPFAKTHYRNYFMLYPTAVEQFDLSKYDVIISWGYFVSHGVITRADQVHIAYSCTPMRQAWSGYFDYINSPFMGGLLGFIKKPLTSLFLHYLRLWDYAAAQRPDHYIAISKEARARISKYYGRDADVIFPHAEVDAFSKYLANHPKTVKKDYYFTISRHIPYKRIDLMIEAFKKLPDKHLKIAGDGPERANLERLADKAPNIEFLGYVSSEDKLRLHAEAKAFLFCAHEDFGIVAVEAQAAGTPVIAFGKGGVKDTVVDGKTGVFFNEQTPESLIAAINQFEKLSMEGHFKQQDLLESAGRFGKERFKKEILEHVTSKLCDR, from the coding sequence ATGAAACTTGCCATAATTACAGACAAACTCGCAGAACTAGGAGGAGCCGAAACCGTTCTCGAAGCACTACTTGAAACCCTTCCCCAAGCCGACCTATACGCAATGATGTACAACCCGCAGTATTACCAAAACTCCATAATCAGCAAGCGGCTTAAAGCCACAAGCTTTATTCAAAAGCTGCCGTTTGCCAAAACCCACTACCGAAACTACTTTATGCTTTATCCAACAGCAGTTGAACAGTTTGACCTTAGCAAATACGACGTAATAATCTCGTGGGGATACTTTGTTTCACATGGAGTGATCACACGTGCCGACCAGGTTCACATTGCGTACTCATGCACACCCATGCGACAGGCGTGGTCGGGCTACTTCGACTATATAAACAGTCCATTCATGGGCGGACTCTTGGGCTTTATTAAAAAACCTTTAACTAGTCTATTTTTGCATTACCTGCGACTTTGGGATTATGCAGCAGCACAGCGTCCGGACCATTACATTGCAATTTCAAAAGAGGCTAGGGCAAGAATATCCAAGTATTATGGCAGAGATGCCGATGTAATATTTCCACATGCAGAGGTAGATGCGTTTTCAAAATACCTTGCCAATCACCCCAAAACAGTCAAAAAAGACTATTATTTTACGATATCGAGACATATTCCGTATAAGCGGATTGACCTTATGATAGAAGCCTTTAAGAAGCTTCCGGACAAACATTTAAAAATAGCAGGAGACGGCCCCGAAAGAGCCAATTTGGAACGTTTAGCGGACAAAGCACCAAATATAGAGTTTTTAGGATATGTTAGTTCTGAGGATAAACTACGGCTTCACGCAGAGGCAAAGGCATTCTTGTTTTGTGCACATGAAGATTTTGGAATAGTAGCGGTTGAGGCGCAAGCTGCAGGCACCCCAGTTATTGCTTTTGGCAAGGGTGGGGTAAAAGATACGGTAGTGGATGGTAAGACAGGCGTATTTTTCAACGAACAAACACCGGAATCACTTATTGCTGCAATTAATCAATTTGAAAAATTGTCGATGGAAGGACATTTTAAGCAACAGGACCTTTTGGAAAGTGCCGGGCGTTTTGGTAAAGAGAGGTTTAAAAAAGAAATTTTAGAACATGTAACATCGAAATTATGCGATCGGTAG
- a CDS encoding oligosaccharide flippase family protein translates to MKPKTVSMEFNELYTKSKKRFKWAAISSIVKGGVGFATISMLTLVLGPEQMGLVGILAVVYGLSETLVEFGIAQSIISRKKTTDNELSSIFWINQAIGIAVFLGVFLFSGIIASFYKEPELSTYIKVLSFIFIIEPLDLIFEAVLQKDINFPVIEKIGMVKSIFIFVVTVICLLSGLGIHSYLFGVLFGAVVDASLFTIYFVKNKLWLPRFHFRFEEVKAHYSFGFFVTARTFLNYIGFHFDEIIIGKLLGIQALGVYYFAKNLIGKIVTFLNSGFSKVTFPLFSKVKPSTQKFAEIYLRLTHFVAAVAVIFPVGLLLTPTLVPLIWGDGWSEAVFPVQIFCLIGMLQLMSNGFTAPTLFVYEKTQTVFNIEIVITLLRLGILSIAALFSINVVVIVLLMSVLTKHILLQRAVSKVIKITFLQYFQAIKIPLTNILISMLIYSCFYLVLGYLGTDIDQLIAIVVFILTYLYLFFVYDKKNIKFMEEILKK, encoded by the coding sequence ATGAAGCCTAAAACCGTTTCAATGGAATTTAACGAGCTTTATACAAAGTCAAAAAAAAGATTCAAATGGGCCGCAATTAGCAGTATTGTCAAGGGAGGAGTAGGTTTTGCCACTATCTCGATGCTTACGCTTGTACTTGGACCCGAGCAAATGGGATTAGTAGGCATACTTGCAGTTGTTTATGGATTGTCCGAGACACTAGTTGAGTTTGGGATAGCACAATCCATTATCAGTAGAAAAAAAACAACAGACAATGAATTATCAAGTATATTCTGGATTAACCAAGCAATAGGGATTGCTGTCTTTTTAGGAGTTTTTTTGTTTAGTGGAATAATTGCTTCCTTCTATAAAGAACCGGAGCTTTCTACATATATTAAAGTTCTTTCGTTCATTTTTATAATTGAGCCACTGGATTTAATATTTGAGGCTGTTTTACAGAAAGACATCAACTTTCCTGTGATTGAGAAAATAGGTATGGTTAAGAGTATTTTCATTTTTGTTGTTACAGTAATTTGTCTTTTATCAGGTTTAGGGATTCATAGCTATCTATTTGGCGTTTTGTTTGGTGCCGTTGTCGATGCCTCTTTGTTTACTATATATTTCGTTAAGAATAAATTGTGGTTACCCAGATTTCATTTTCGGTTTGAAGAGGTAAAGGCTCATTATTCGTTTGGTTTTTTTGTGACGGCAAGAACATTCTTAAATTATATAGGATTTCATTTTGACGAAATAATAATTGGAAAGCTTTTGGGAATTCAGGCATTGGGTGTCTACTATTTTGCCAAAAATTTAATAGGAAAGATTGTTACGTTTTTAAATTCGGGCTTCAGTAAAGTAACTTTTCCTTTGTTTTCTAAGGTGAAACCCAGTACCCAGAAGTTTGCAGAAATTTATCTTAGACTAACTCACTTTGTTGCAGCAGTGGCAGTAATTTTCCCTGTCGGTTTGTTATTGACTCCAACGCTTGTTCCTCTTATCTGGGGGGATGGGTGGAGTGAGGCTGTTTTTCCTGTGCAGATATTTTGTTTGATAGGAATGCTACAGCTTATGTCAAACGGGTTTACGGCTCCAACCTTGTTTGTATATGAAAAAACTCAAACGGTATTTAACATAGAAATTGTTATTACATTACTAAGGTTAGGGATTTTGTCAATTGCCGCTTTGTTTTCTATTAATGTTGTTGTTATAGTATTACTCATGTCAGTTCTGACTAAGCATATTTTATTACAACGTGCCGTGAGTAAGGTTATCAAAATTACCTTCTTACAGTATTTTCAAGCGATAAAAATACCATTAACAAATATTTTAATTAGTATGCTTATATACTCGTGTTTTTACCTGGTGTTGGGATATTTAGGGACAGATATTGATCAATTAATCGCCATAGTAGTATTCATCTTGACGTATTTATATTTGTTTTTTGTGTATGACAAAAAAAATATAAAATTTATGGAAGAGATTTTAAAAAAATGA
- a CDS encoding glycosyltransferase family 2 protein, whose product MYNKVAFKNKAKCDFISVIIPVYKDPAGIKDTLESLKTQTLKPSEYEVIVANDGADSETEKVCEEYKVKTVSQFSNKGSYSARDLGLQVSSGEYIAFVNANVKVSKDWLEKGIKNLKKYDYMGGSVVFDKSKVTKLVHWYQYFTEFDNKTYLARRHFCPTVNLFVKRVIIEDLGAFDRRLFSSGDLEFGNRVWMSKKYSQHFDETLMVMHPLRESMDQKMIRVRCGRRTLVSIWDDRFRFLKPRLVLYLARIVLLPYKRIFKEKLGVGLTLQVIAFSYWMRSLELLYIIRIFMFNEQFSIGGQNNG is encoded by the coding sequence ATGTATAACAAAGTAGCATTCAAAAACAAAGCTAAGTGCGACTTTATTTCCGTAATTATTCCGGTTTACAAGGATCCCGCTGGAATAAAGGATACACTTGAATCCCTTAAAACCCAGACTTTAAAGCCCTCAGAATATGAGGTGATTGTCGCAAACGATGGTGCAGATTCTGAGACTGAAAAAGTTTGCGAAGAGTATAAGGTTAAAACAGTAAGTCAGTTTTCAAATAAGGGCTCGTATAGTGCGAGGGACCTAGGTCTACAGGTGTCAAGCGGAGAATATATCGCGTTTGTCAATGCAAATGTGAAGGTTTCTAAAGACTGGCTTGAAAAGGGTATAAAAAATCTAAAGAAATACGATTATATGGGTGGTAGTGTTGTGTTTGACAAGTCAAAGGTAACTAAATTGGTCCATTGGTATCAGTACTTTACGGAATTTGATAATAAAACATATCTAGCGAGACGACACTTTTGTCCTACAGTAAATTTGTTTGTAAAAAGAGTCATAATTGAGGATTTAGGGGCATTTGACAGAAGACTTTTCTCAAGTGGTGATTTAGAGTTTGGTAACAGAGTATGGATGTCAAAAAAATATAGTCAACACTTCGATGAAACACTTATGGTAATGCATCCGTTAAGGGAATCTATGGACCAAAAAATGATAAGAGTCAGGTGTGGAAGGAGGACGCTTGTATCCATTTGGGACGACAGGTTTAGATTTTTAAAACCCCGACTGGTTTTGTATCTTGCGAGAATTGTTTTGTTGCCTTACAAACGAATTTTTAAAGAAAAGCTAGGAGTTGGTCTAACATTACAAGTGATAGCTTTTTCTTACTGGATGAGAAGTTTAGAATTGCTATACATTATTAGAATATTTATGTTTAATGAACAATTTAGCATAGGTGGTCAAAACAATGGTTAA
- a CDS encoding Coenzyme F420 hydrogenase/dehydrogenase, beta subunit C-terminal domain: MNNISWVVQDGLCTGCGVCEGICPQNAIKISIDKYGICTPTVDIRKCALCGLCEKVCPGLGFDYKALSQTIHGRMPGNMATGRVINAYAGYVNDSKILNVAQSGGFVSASLIYGLENNLFDGVVVTKWSETSPFTPVVYIARNREEVLQAVGSKYHPVPVASIVREIKNMKSGRFAFVGTPCQIQGMRKAEQVFPKLAKRISLYIGLHCLGVFNYHYQDQILSKINKKRSEIKSFQFRSKKFRGWPCDMLLETNSGEEINLLASYSKLNARSFFTNWRCQLCFDKLNEFSDVSCGDCRIASAYCRSDIRDVYYKSMGKSDIITKTPRGDKFVNLLSDSKILTLKKMELKDIAKSTKVAEKKLGISYAGDFARLIGRKAPDYGVKFEIDDVVSNKVLVVLQKNYTIFSYAHYWLCYRLIKHSWFRLILKLLPHGALKLVAEIRERLTIPRIYGSSDKLKIVEIC; the protein is encoded by the coding sequence ATGAATAACATATCGTGGGTGGTACAAGATGGACTCTGTACAGGATGTGGGGTCTGTGAGGGCATATGTCCCCAGAATGCCATAAAAATTTCAATAGACAAATATGGAATATGCACACCAACCGTTGATATAAGAAAGTGTGCCTTGTGTGGGCTTTGTGAAAAAGTGTGCCCGGGTCTAGGATTTGACTATAAGGCATTGTCGCAAACAATTCACGGACGTATGCCGGGTAATATGGCAACAGGAAGAGTTATTAATGCATATGCTGGATACGTTAACGATTCAAAAATTCTTAATGTAGCTCAAAGTGGAGGATTTGTTTCGGCTTCACTAATATATGGTCTTGAGAATAATCTGTTTGACGGTGTTGTTGTTACCAAATGGAGTGAAACGTCACCGTTTACACCGGTTGTGTATATTGCTAGGAACCGTGAGGAAGTTTTACAAGCAGTTGGGTCTAAGTATCATCCCGTTCCTGTGGCAAGTATAGTTAGAGAAATAAAAAATATGAAATCCGGTCGGTTTGCATTTGTTGGAACTCCATGCCAGATACAGGGGATGAGAAAAGCTGAACAAGTATTCCCTAAGTTGGCTAAGAGAATTTCCTTGTATATTGGACTTCATTGCTTAGGGGTGTTTAATTATCATTATCAAGATCAGATATTATCAAAGATCAATAAAAAACGTTCGGAGATAAAATCCTTTCAATTTAGGTCAAAGAAATTTCGAGGCTGGCCTTGCGACATGTTGTTAGAAACAAACTCAGGTGAAGAGATTAATCTTTTGGCGTCTTATAGCAAATTAAACGCAAGAAGCTTTTTTACTAATTGGAGATGTCAGTTATGTTTTGATAAACTAAATGAGTTTTCAGACGTATCTTGTGGTGACTGTAGAATTGCATCTGCATATTGTAGATCTGATATAAGGGATGTTTATTATAAAAGTATGGGGAAGTCAGATATAATTACTAAAACCCCGAGGGGTGATAAATTCGTTAATCTGCTTTCGGATTCAAAAATTCTAACTTTAAAAAAGATGGAACTGAAAGACATCGCAAAATCAACGAAAGTTGCGGAAAAAAAGTTGGGAATAAGCTATGCTGGTGACTTTGCTCGGTTAATCGGAAGGAAAGCTCCAGATTATGGAGTTAAATTTGAGATTGATGATGTGGTGTCCAATAAAGTTCTAGTGGTGCTACAAAAGAATTACACCATTTTTTCATATGCACATTATTGGTTGTGTTATCGTCTAATAAAGCATTCTTGGTTTAGATTGATTCTTAAGTTATTACCGCACGGCGCACTTAAATTAGTTGCAGAGATTAGAGAAAGGTTAACAATTCCAAGAATTTATGGTTCTTCAGATAAGCTGAAAATAGTTGAAATATGTTAA
- a CDS encoding acyltransferase codes for MQLRKMFYKVISRIYRMIRGEEFKIDSNIPVAYLCGQIIVKSWSLLNGLLITQRPNFISTSARILCKSKIRWSVGANIQEGARIDALSREGVVIGRNFSLGKNSFIECSGTLRHVGVGLKIEDNVGVGSNSFLGCAGGVQIGENTIIGNFVSFHSENHIYKDKSKSIRNQGVSNKGIVVGKDCWIGAKVTFLDGCVLGDGSVVAAGAVLKGEEYPANSLIAGVPAVVKKINLRS; via the coding sequence ATGCAATTAAGGAAAATGTTCTATAAAGTGATTTCAAGGATTTACCGGATGATTCGAGGAGAAGAGTTCAAAATTGACTCAAATATTCCGGTAGCCTACCTTTGTGGACAGATTATTGTAAAGAGCTGGTCGTTGCTGAATGGTCTTTTAATTACCCAAAGGCCTAACTTTATTTCTACATCGGCACGAATTTTGTGTAAATCGAAGATTCGCTGGTCCGTGGGTGCCAATATTCAAGAGGGAGCAAGAATAGATGCTTTGTCTCGCGAGGGCGTTGTTATTGGTAGAAATTTTTCCTTAGGGAAAAATAGCTTCATAGAGTGTTCTGGAACCCTGAGACATGTGGGTGTTGGATTAAAGATTGAGGACAATGTTGGGGTAGGGTCTAATTCTTTCTTGGGATGTGCAGGGGGTGTACAAATAGGTGAAAATACAATTATTGGTAATTTTGTCTCTTTCCATTCTGAGAATCACATTTATAAAGATAAGAGTAAGAGTATCCGAAATCAAGGTGTAAGTAATAAGGGAATTGTTGTTGGAAAGGATTGTTGGATTGGTGCTAAGGTTACATTTTTGGACGGGTGTGTATTGGGAGATGGCTCCGTTGTTGCGGCTGGAGCTGTACTAAAGGGCGAGGAATATCCTGCCAATTCTTTAATTGCGGGTGTTCCCGCGGTGGTAAAGAAAATTAATCTTAGGTCGTGA
- a CDS encoding glycosyltransferase family 2 protein, which translates to MKVRCSYIFVNWASSKMIWKSVASLVKYVDISSDELIIVDNFSDQEEVNHLKNLNFETFPFNKIKIVYNPENSGFGRGCNLGFQNSHGAYVVLVNPDTEFSGDVIPELINHMDQKCGMISPAIVDKNGSKVLSPAVDPNPFNLLLFGPGVDRILSRINCKGRWSIFVDLDSQSYPDWVIGAFMMLPRDVFAEVDGFDESFFMYYEEADLCRRIRALGYRILYYPEVSVMHIGGGSCTKIPILSINRRVNSELLYLKKWYGLLVARITLLIGAFVASLKGITKLALGSFSKKLSVEGKSDLYFALFRIKVFCSSFTTSKIRSRTTV; encoded by the coding sequence ATGAAAGTTAGATGTTCTTATATTTTTGTTAATTGGGCAAGCAGCAAAATGATATGGAAGAGCGTTGCAAGCTTAGTCAAATATGTCGATATTTCAAGTGATGAATTGATAATAGTTGACAATTTTTCTGACCAAGAAGAGGTCAATCATTTAAAAAATTTAAACTTTGAAACATTCCCATTTAATAAAATAAAGATTGTATATAATCCAGAAAATAGTGGGTTTGGAAGGGGGTGTAATTTAGGGTTCCAAAATTCCCATGGAGCATACGTTGTGTTGGTTAATCCAGACACAGAATTCTCTGGGGACGTGATTCCTGAATTGATAAACCACATGGATCAAAAGTGTGGAATGATTAGTCCTGCAATCGTTGATAAAAATGGCAGTAAAGTGCTTTCTCCGGCAGTTGATCCAAATCCATTTAATTTATTACTGTTTGGACCAGGGGTAGACCGTATTTTGTCAAGAATAAACTGTAAGGGAAGGTGGTCGATCTTTGTTGATCTGGATAGTCAAAGTTATCCAGATTGGGTTATTGGTGCGTTTATGATGTTGCCACGTGACGTTTTTGCTGAAGTTGATGGGTTTGATGAAAGTTTCTTTATGTACTACGAGGAAGCAGACCTATGTAGACGCATTAGAGCACTTGGGTATAGAATATTGTATTATCCAGAGGTCTCAGTAATGCACATAGGTGGTGGTTCGTGTACAAAGATCCCCATTTTATCAATAAACAGACGTGTTAACTCCGAGTTGCTTTATTTAAAAAAATGGTATGGATTATTAGTCGCCAGAATTACACTATTGATAGGTGCTTTTGTTGCTAGTCTGAAAGGTATAACAAAGTTGGCTTTAGGTTCTTTCTCCAAGAAATTATCCGTAGAAGGTAAGAGTGATTTATATTTTGCCTTATTTCGGATTAAAGTATTTTGTTCATCATTTACTACATCTAAGATTAGATCAAGGACTACCGTATGA
- a CDS encoding glycosyltransferase family 4 protein, with protein sequence MKVLMQSRQNLFSDPGGDTVQVNKTMESLEKLGVTVDCSVELTPDISNYDIVHVFNITRPHEAYLQVNNAKKYGKKVVLSTIYVDYWEYERYVRGGFLGLLAKCTNRYFVEKTKVLLKCIKHFEVHDGFWQVLKKPYLKVVQQIVSLSDLLLPNSESEMDRLINNFVLDRRKLVYRVVPNAVDIDFFSRDKVIHVPKDLLPFKGCVMCAGRIEGRKNQLKMVEALADTKYNVVLAGQPSPNSKSYFKEIEKIAASNVFTLGQQDKERLRALYSIAKVHILPSWMETTGLTSLEAGVMGCNIVVTEKGDTREYFGDKAFYCDPASTSSIRDSVAKAFSAPRNAKLVEHIKNNYNWGKAAEVTLSAYESIL encoded by the coding sequence ATGAAGGTTTTGATGCAATCTCGACAAAATCTGTTTTCCGATCCAGGTGGAGATACTGTTCAAGTTAATAAAACAATGGAATCACTAGAAAAGTTGGGCGTAACGGTTGACTGCTCAGTGGAATTGACCCCAGACATATCTAATTATGATATTGTTCATGTTTTTAATATAACGAGACCACATGAGGCATATTTGCAGGTTAATAACGCAAAAAAGTACGGGAAAAAGGTTGTCTTGTCAACGATATATGTTGATTATTGGGAATATGAGCGGTATGTAAGAGGTGGTTTTTTGGGACTACTTGCCAAGTGTACCAATAGATATTTCGTCGAAAAAACTAAAGTTCTTTTAAAGTGTATTAAGCATTTCGAAGTTCATGATGGATTTTGGCAAGTTCTCAAAAAACCATATTTAAAGGTTGTTCAGCAGATAGTTTCTTTGTCAGATCTTTTGCTTCCTAATTCAGAATCTGAGATGGATCGGTTAATTAATAATTTTGTTCTTGATCGTCGCAAATTGGTGTACAGAGTTGTACCCAATGCCGTGGATATAGATTTTTTTTCTAGAGACAAGGTTATTCACGTTCCTAAAGATTTACTACCATTCAAAGGCTGTGTTATGTGTGCTGGACGAATAGAAGGAAGAAAGAACCAGTTAAAGATGGTAGAAGCACTTGCAGATACCAAATATAATGTAGTCTTAGCTGGTCAACCCTCTCCTAACAGTAAAAGCTATTTCAAGGAGATTGAGAAGATTGCAGCTTCCAATGTTTTCACGTTAGGACAACAGGACAAAGAGAGGCTTAGGGCATTGTATTCAATCGCCAAAGTACATATCTTGCCTAGCTGGATGGAGACAACAGGGCTTACCTCCTTAGAGGCAGGGGTGATGGGCTGCAACATTGTCGTTACAGAGAAGGGAGATACGAGAGAATATTTCGGGGATAAAGCCTTTTATTGTGATCCCGCAAGCACAAGCTCTATACGGGATTCGGTTGCAAAGGCATTTAGCGCACCTAGAAATGCCAAATTAGTTGAGCATATAAAGAATAACTACAATTGGGGTAAGGCAGCGGAGGTTACTCTTTCAGCTTACGAATCGATTCTATGA
- a CDS encoding polysaccharide pyruvyl transferase family protein has translation MLTPNVVIVGGNLLNKGAQAMAFTVVDQIKAISPKARIYLFSEQDYKVKSSSKFKYKFEIIPWSKNIQLGLLFPILKGEKSTRITEILKTTKAIIDISGYALSSVFFSSHWKNFTHSLRYLSSIIIAQKYNIPYFIFPQSIGPLDYIFPYSLIINPLLKKYLRYPTKIYVRERSGLQALSNFTGQNVILTNDLVLGNGEYSLENIFKVPPPFRRYRIVKDSVGIVPNQKIYNRLKERTFLDLYGSIIQTCLSEGKTVYILRHSVEDLRICNIIKRMFETKDNVSLIGEDLTCIELEQIISMFNFLVASRYHSVIHAFKRGVPVVCIGWADKYNELMMHFSQERYFTDVTDLDQHKIINQVRLMLNSYKTEGKVISERYNSLEYLDLFKEVDL, from the coding sequence ATGTTAACGCCAAACGTTGTCATTGTTGGTGGAAACTTGTTGAATAAAGGCGCTCAGGCAATGGCATTCACGGTTGTTGACCAAATAAAAGCTATATCCCCCAAGGCTAGGATATACCTTTTTTCTGAACAAGACTATAAAGTTAAAAGTTCTTCAAAGTTCAAATACAAGTTTGAGATTATACCGTGGTCAAAAAATATTCAACTAGGTTTACTTTTTCCGATTTTGAAAGGGGAGAAAAGTACAAGGATAACTGAGATATTAAAAACTACAAAAGCAATCATTGATATAAGTGGATATGCACTATCCTCTGTTTTTTTTTCAAGTCATTGGAAAAATTTTACTCACTCCCTACGTTACTTAAGCTCTATAATTATTGCCCAGAAATATAATATTCCGTATTTCATTTTTCCACAGTCAATAGGACCGCTGGATTATATCTTTCCTTACTCGTTGATAATAAACCCTTTACTTAAGAAGTATCTTAGATATCCGACCAAAATATATGTTAGGGAGAGATCCGGACTGCAAGCACTCAGCAATTTCACAGGACAAAACGTGATTTTAACGAATGATTTAGTTTTAGGGAACGGAGAATATTCTCTTGAAAATATATTTAAGGTTCCTCCACCTTTTCGTAGATATAGGATTGTTAAAGATTCAGTTGGAATTGTTCCAAATCAGAAAATTTATAATCGATTAAAGGAGCGCACCTTCTTAGATTTGTATGGATCCATTATTCAAACATGTTTAAGTGAAGGAAAAACTGTTTATATTCTAAGACACTCTGTTGAGGATTTACGTATATGTAACATAATAAAGCGAATGTTTGAAACAAAAGATAACGTAAGTTTGATTGGAGAGGATTTAACCTGCATAGAGTTAGAACAAATCATATCCATGTTTAACTTTCTTGTAGCTTCGCGTTATCACTCGGTTATTCATGCCTTCAAAAGGGGTGTACCTGTTGTATGTATAGGATGGGCAGACAAATATAACGAACTGATGATGCATTTTTCACAAGAAAGATATTTTACGGATGTTACCGATCTTGATCAACATAAAATAATTAATCAAGTGAGATTAATGCTAAATTCATATAAAACAGAAGGGAAAGTTATCTCTGAACGATATAATTCTCTGGAATACTTAGATTTATTTAAAGAGGTGGACCTTTGA
- a CDS encoding DUF1972 domain-containing protein — protein MKILFLGTKGIPNSHGGYERFVEKLAPYLAANGINTFVTCPHYQEYKESTFESVCLKFVFDPEKKLGALGNLIYDFLSIIYAISNRFDIIYMCAYTSAILLWIIRLFSSKSILVTNMDGLEWKRSKWSKPVQKYLKFCEKLAVKSSHHCIADGTGIESYLSKEFPEAASKLEVIEYGTEYPVTVFDESILEELKLVRGKYCVVVARIEPENNLEMIIEGYLKSSLNGVYPMVIVGPMKTPHAEYLNEKYGGESSIRFVGGIYDETKLFTIRKYAAVNLHGHSVGGTNPSLLEALSVGTLVVVHDNIFNRGVVGEQGTYFRSAGDLAKIFSFVKEQRFDNSNYYVKQIEELFTWEIIDKKYLLWFKSISKHNANEA, from the coding sequence ATGAAAATCCTTTTTCTTGGAACAAAAGGGATACCTAACTCACATGGGGGATATGAACGGTTTGTGGAGAAGCTGGCGCCATATCTTGCCGCTAATGGAATTAATACTTTTGTTACCTGTCCTCATTACCAAGAGTACAAAGAAAGCACATTTGAAAGTGTTTGTCTAAAGTTTGTTTTTGATCCAGAAAAAAAACTTGGAGCTCTAGGTAATTTAATATATGATTTTCTGTCCATCATTTATGCAATATCAAATCGCTTTGATATTATCTACATGTGCGCATACACAAGTGCAATATTGCTTTGGATTATAAGACTGTTTTCCTCAAAATCAATTCTTGTTACCAATATGGATGGATTGGAGTGGAAGCGAAGTAAATGGAGTAAACCGGTTCAAAAATATCTTAAATTTTGTGAAAAACTTGCGGTTAAATCATCTCACCACTGTATCGCGGATGGAACTGGAATTGAATCATATCTTAGCAAAGAGTTTCCAGAAGCCGCATCTAAACTTGAAGTAATTGAATATGGTACAGAGTATCCGGTAACAGTTTTCGACGAGTCGATTTTGGAAGAACTTAAGCTTGTGAGGGGGAAGTACTGTGTAGTGGTTGCCCGCATAGAACCTGAAAATAACCTAGAAATGATAATTGAAGGCTATCTTAAGTCTAGTTTAAACGGTGTATATCCAATGGTCATTGTAGGACCCATGAAAACCCCTCATGCAGAATATTTAAATGAAAAGTACGGTGGAGAATCAAGTATAAGGTTTGTTGGAGGTATCTATGATGAAACAAAGCTTTTCACAATCCGCAAGTACGCAGCAGTGAATTTGCATGGACATAGTGTAGGCGGTACTAATCCTTCTTTGCTAGAGGCTTTAAGTGTAGGAACTTTAGTAGTAGTTCATGACAATATTTTTAATAGGGGAGTTGTAGGGGAACAGGGAACTTACTTTAGAAGTGCAGGGGATTTAGCCAAAATCTTTTCATTCGTGAAGGAACAGCGATTTGATAATTCAAATTATTACGTGAAGCAAATAGAGGAGCTTTTTACCTGGGAAATTATCGATAAAAAATATTTATTGTGGTTTAAATCCATTTCAAAACATAATGCTAATGAAGCCTAA